ACAGACCCGACTCCGCTGGGAGATCCTGTCAGAATCAAATCTCCTTCTTCCAGGGTGATGATTTCACTGATGTAGCTGATCAGGTGCGGGATAGAGAAGATCATAGAGGAGGTCTCTCCCTCCTGCCTCAACTGTCCATTCACCTTGAGCCAGATCTTTAGCTTGTGAGGGTCTGGGATCTTCTCCTTGGGCACAAATTCACTGACCGGGCACGATGTGCTGAAGGCCTTGGCCAAGGTCCAGGGCAAACCCTTCTTTTTGCACTCTTTCTGCGCGTCCCTAGCGGTCATGTCCAGGCACAGGGCATAGCCTGCCACGTGCTCCATAGCAGCCTCCTGGGACACGGCCCGGGTTCTCTTCCCGATCACCACCCCCAGCTCCACTTCGTGGTGCAGGTCGGTGCAGTAGTAGGGCCGCAGGATGGGCGAGCCTTCCCGCAGGTAAGCCGAAGAGGGCTTGAGGAAGAAGAGGGGCTCGGCGGGCAGCGCATTCCCCAACTCCTTGGCGTGCTCGGCGTAGTTGCGCCCCACGCAGACGATATTCTTGCCCCACTCCCAGAAGCGTGCCAGGGGCCTGGAGGAAGCCATCAGCCCCACCGCTCTCCTTCTCCGGGTGCCCTTGGGCCGCCCTTGCCGTACCGGAGGCACAAACCCCGCCGAGCTCCGCGCTCCTCCTCCGGACCCGCTATCCTTCCTTCcgtcctttcttccttcctgctgcctttcgctccctcccccagcacaggCGTGAGCCTCCTTACCCAGCCCCTTTGAGCCGGGTTAGCGAATCGCTTGgttgcaaaaaaaccccaacaaattaattaattaaaaaaaccaataaTAATAAGCGAGGCCTGGGCGGACAGGGGGCGGGCGGCAGCTCAGCACCGCCCCCGCTGCACTCCGGGCCGGGGCCGAGCGGGGTCGCCCgcctccccccctccccggACCCTGCCGCTGGGCGGGGAGCGAAGGTAaccggggccgggcggggcgcgCCGCTGCCGAGCGCACCATGGTTGGCGGGGGCTGGCGGAGCCTCGGCACCGCCCTGGCTGCGCTGGGAGCCGGGGCCCTGCTCCGAGCCGGTACGTGGGGCGGGCGGAGCGCCTCGCCCGGCGCCCACCTGCTCCTACGGGAACGCGGAGGGGCTGCGGGGATTCGGTGTGGGCGGCCGGGGGGCTGGCGGCGCTCCTCCTAGCAAAGCTGCGCAGTTTGCTGATGGTTTCTCTTCTTTCGCTGCTCAGGGGTGCGCCGTTTTAAGCTGACTCACAGCCCCAAGTAGGTCAGTGTCTGCTTAGCTGCAGC
This window of the Lagopus muta isolate bLagMut1 chromosome 15, bLagMut1 primary, whole genome shotgun sequence genome carries:
- the FAHD1 gene encoding acylpyruvase FAHD1, mitochondrial, with protein sequence MASSRPLARFWEWGKNIVCVGRNYAEHAKELGNALPAEPLFFLKPSSAYLREGSPILRPYYCTDLHHEVELGVVIGKRTRAVSQEAAMEHVAGYALCLDMTARDAQKECKKKGLPWTLAKAFSTSCPVSEFVPKEKIPDPHKLKIWLKVNGQLRQEGETSSMIFSIPHLISYISEIITLEEGDLILTGSPSGVGSVEENDEIEAGIGDILSMRFKVAQQTRRS